The proteins below are encoded in one region of Aquisphaera giovannonii:
- a CDS encoding SDR family oxidoreductase — protein sequence MTTPKTALISGAGSGIGRGIAQALDSAGIRLALLGRDTHKLEESRTLLARGGPEAMCVSCDVSDRTAVATAVQQVLDAFGSIDVLVCNAGTNVRNRKLDVLTGEDWDRMVEVNLTGPFNLVKGVLPSMRQRKNGLVIQICSISGLRASTLGGAGYSASKFGQSALGLCLGREEGTNGIRSTVIYPGEVNTPILDARPVPVPAERRAAILQPEDVAAAVRFLVELHPRARVPELVITPTVDDFC from the coding sequence GTGACGACGCCGAAGACTGCACTGATTAGTGGCGCGGGGAGCGGGATTGGTCGAGGCATCGCCCAGGCGCTGGATTCAGCCGGGATCCGCCTGGCACTGCTGGGCCGCGATACACACAAGCTCGAGGAATCGCGAACCCTGCTCGCTCGGGGCGGGCCCGAGGCGATGTGCGTCTCGTGCGACGTCTCGGATCGTACCGCGGTCGCTACGGCCGTCCAGCAAGTCCTGGACGCCTTCGGATCGATCGATGTGCTGGTCTGCAACGCCGGCACCAATGTCCGGAACCGGAAGCTCGACGTTCTGACCGGCGAGGATTGGGATCGCATGGTCGAGGTGAATCTCACCGGCCCCTTCAACCTGGTCAAGGGCGTCCTTCCGTCCATGCGGCAGCGGAAGAACGGCCTCGTCATCCAGATTTGCTCGATCTCCGGGCTCCGCGCGAGCACGCTGGGTGGCGCGGGATATTCGGCGTCAAAGTTCGGCCAGTCCGCGCTGGGCTTGTGCCTGGGGAGGGAGGAGGGGACGAACGGCATCCGATCGACGGTGATCTACCCGGGCGAAGTCAACACGCCGATCCTCGACGCCCGGCCGGTCCCCGTCCCGGCCGAGCGACGTGCCGCCATCCTCCAGCCGGAGGACGTGGCGGCTGCCGTCCGATTCCTCGTCGAGCTCCATCCTCGGGCTCGGGTCCCCGAACTGGTCATCACGCCAACGGTGGACGACTTCTGCTGA
- a CDS encoding S8 family peptidase, whose product MAWITDRFRSRKKARPQRPTLETLDDRCLLSTTAGAELLHNGDAGAFKAAVQVNSRAPIPSQAGKGAGSAASAASLAAQAIASTVNSPAFSPRAVESPAGTASAGATTTYESLINASATRSAYSVDGSGMTVAVIDTGVDYKNSAFGGKYGPGAKVIAGYNFADDSADPIATTSQHGTSVAGLIGSEDPSDLGVAPGVGIVALKVVGSDNTASLSSIASALQWVVDHHAQYNITAVNMSLSDGGNYAHNWFAQDGGNGQKITELIQQLSSMKIAVVSATGNSFNGYQGEGFTAVVDGVISVTATDGSDQLLSNAQRLGPTVGMGTATELAAPGKGLKAPSGDSGSTTVEGTSFAAPLVSGAVVLLQQIYQARYGSLPTVAQVTQWLEGGAKSVYDSVTGLTIGRLDILKSASLIPLPQGSSTPSTPVTPPAGGGDTSTSPPSTGSGSPSTPVDPSGPSTPADPGGPDTTPPDDGSAGTGSGISPSTGSGATSGGSSETGGSATGGGSTAPPASTGTDTISLAPNVQLFVAGTRLTAGGPISSINGLSSSSLMALLKGMNAWAAEGTTQTSQVRIWKAASR is encoded by the coding sequence ATGGCCTGGATCACGGACCGCTTCCGGAGTCGGAAGAAGGCTCGACCTCAACGCCCTACTCTCGAGACCCTCGACGATCGTTGTCTCCTCTCGACGACGGCCGGTGCGGAACTCCTCCACAACGGGGATGCCGGAGCCTTCAAGGCCGCCGTGCAGGTCAACTCTCGGGCCCCGATCCCGAGCCAGGCCGGCAAGGGCGCCGGGTCGGCGGCCTCCGCCGCCTCGCTCGCTGCGCAGGCCATCGCCTCGACGGTCAACTCGCCGGCCTTCTCCCCGAGGGCCGTCGAGAGCCCGGCGGGGACCGCCTCCGCCGGCGCCACGACCACTTATGAATCGCTCATCAACGCCTCGGCCACTCGATCCGCCTACTCGGTGGACGGCTCCGGCATGACCGTGGCGGTGATCGACACGGGGGTCGACTACAAGAATTCGGCGTTCGGCGGCAAGTACGGCCCGGGGGCCAAGGTGATCGCCGGCTATAACTTCGCCGACGACAGCGCGGACCCGATCGCCACCACCTCCCAGCACGGCACCTCCGTCGCCGGGCTGATCGGGTCGGAGGACCCGAGCGACCTCGGCGTCGCGCCGGGCGTCGGGATCGTGGCCCTGAAGGTCGTGGGCTCGGACAACACGGCGAGCCTCTCGAGCATCGCGAGCGCATTGCAGTGGGTCGTCGATCACCACGCCCAGTACAACATCACCGCCGTGAACATGTCGCTGTCCGATGGCGGCAATTATGCCCACAACTGGTTCGCCCAGGACGGGGGGAACGGGCAGAAGATCACGGAGCTCATCCAGCAGCTCAGCTCGATGAAAATCGCCGTCGTCTCGGCCACCGGGAACAGCTTCAACGGCTACCAGGGGGAGGGCTTCACGGCGGTCGTCGACGGCGTGATCAGCGTCACGGCGACGGACGGGTCCGACCAACTCCTGTCCAACGCCCAGAGGCTCGGCCCGACCGTCGGCATGGGTACGGCCACCGAGCTGGCGGCGCCCGGAAAGGGGCTCAAGGCGCCTTCCGGCGACAGCGGAAGCACCACCGTGGAGGGGACGAGCTTCGCCGCCCCTCTCGTCAGCGGTGCGGTCGTGCTCCTGCAGCAGATCTACCAGGCCCGCTACGGTTCGCTGCCGACCGTCGCTCAGGTCACCCAGTGGCTGGAGGGCGGGGCGAAATCCGTCTACGATAGCGTCACGGGCCTGACGATCGGTCGCCTGGACATCCTGAAGTCGGCCTCCCTCATCCCGCTGCCTCAGGGCTCGTCTACGCCCTCCACGCCCGTCACGCCCCCCGCGGGCGGTGGCGATACCTCAACCTCGCCCCCCTCGACCGGATCGGGGAGCCCGTCGACCCCGGTCGACCCGAGCGGACCGAGCACGCCCGCCGATCCGGGTGGCCCCGATACGACGCCCCCGGACGACGGCTCCGCCGGGACGGGGTCGGGCATCTCCCCATCGACCGGCTCCGGCGCGACGAGCGGCGGTTCGAGCGAAACGGGAGGATCGGCGACCGGCGGCGGCTCGACCGCGCCACCGGCGTCCACGGGCACGGACACGATCTCCCTGGCACCCAACGTCCAGCTCTTCGTGGCGGGGACGAGGCTCACCGCGGGCGGACCGATTTCCTCGATCAACGGTCTGAGCTCGAGCAGCCTCATGGCTCTCCTGAAGGGCATGAATGCCTGGGCCGCGGAGGGCACGACCCAGACGAGTCAGGTCCGCATCTGGAAGGCCGCTTCACGCTGA